The Aphanothece sacrum FPU1 sequence TTTATCTACTCCTAAAAAAGCTGAATCATCAAGTCAGCCATCTCAACAAACTTTATGGTTATCTGCCATAATTGGGTCAGCTATTATTGCCTTAAATCCGTTTTGGGTTGGTTGGGGAAGAACGGGAGTTTCTGATATGTTCCTTGCTAGTGGAATAGGAATGTCTCTACTCTCTTTTTTCTTGGGTTATGCTTATTCAGAAAAAGAACAAAACCATCAAAAATCAATCTTATCAGTTGGACAAGTTTGGTATATTGCCTTCTGGGTATTTATGGCTTTAGGGGTATTAGCTAAAGGGCCTGTTGCCATCGTACTACCTGGATTAATTGTTATTACTTTTCTGTTGTATGTAGGACGATTTACAGAAGTCGTTAAAGAGACTCCTTGGCTATTAGGAATTAGTAGTTTTTTGTTAATCTCAGTTCCCTGGTTTATTTTAGTAACTTTAGCCCACGGACAAGAATATATTGATACCTTTTTTGGCTTACATAATGTACAAAGATTTACCAGTGTAGTCAGTCGTCATCCGGGGGCTTGGTATTATTATTTTCCTGTGGTATTAGTAGGTTTATTACCTTGGTCAATGTATTTACCTTTAGCGATCGCACGTTTAAGATTTTGGCAAAGACAACGTTGGATAAATTCCCCTCGTTCCACTCATTTAGGTTTATTTTGCTTATTTTGGGTGGTTGTTATCTTCGTTTTCTTCTCTAGTTCAGTGACTAAATTAGCGGGTTATGTCTTACCTTTAATACCTGCAACAGCTATCATTGTTACTTTATTTTGGGCTGAACAAGTAGACAATAAAACTGAGGAAAAACAAGGTATTTGGACATTATTATTTTTAGTTAGTGGACTAGCTAATATTGGGATTTTAATAGGACTTGCTGCGGCTAGTTTCATGAGTCCTCAACTGATTGGGGATGATGCTATGATGCCCCAATTTGTGCAATTATTACAACAGTCAAATTTAGCCATTAAAGGCGGTTTAATTTGGTCATTTGCTGCTTTAGGTGCCATAATTTTATTAGTTTTCCGTAACTATCGCCGTTGGATTTGGGCAGCTAATTTAGTTGGTTTCATGGCTTTTTTTGCTTGGGTTGGCTTACCTGTTGCTGGCATTGTTGATAACCAACGTCAACTCCCTTTAAGAGAACTTTCTAGTATAGTCAAGCAAGAAAGACAACCAGGAGAAAGATTAGTATTTTTTGGATTTATGCGTCCTACTTTAGTTTATTACACTCAGGATGTGGTAGATTCAATCACAGAATCCGATATTGATAATGGGCCAGCACTTCAATATTTTAGTAAACCAGGAAATATCCCTACTGTTTTAATTATAAGTGAACAAAAATATCTCAAAAAATTGAAGTTAGAACCCTCTGATTATGAAATAATTAAAAAAGAAGGACTCTATCAATTAATTCGCATTGATAAACGAAAAATAGTTGAGAAAGCTAAGTAAGTAAGTGTGAAAAATAACAAATTATCTAATTATAAGATAAATTATTAAAGAATCATAGTCAATCAAATAATCAAATCAATCATAGTTAAGTAGGTACACAAAATTAATTACACAAAATTTGTAGGGGCGGGTTTTTTACATAAATCAATGATTCTCACAAAAAATTTCAATAAACCCGCCCTTACTACCGTTGTTACTCAACCATTACGACTATATCAAAACCCGTGCCTTGACTGTGCAATTAATTTTGCTTCGGTACTTAAGACTTTTTAGGGGTATCTAGAATATTAGTCTAGTTGAATTTGCTCAAGTTGAGTAATAATAACATCAGCTTTTTCTAAATGAGGAGCATGAGAATTTCCCCAACAAATACCAATAGTTCCCGCTACTCCTGCTTGTTGAGCCATGATAATATCTCCTTGGGAGTCTCCTACCATTAGGGTTACATTGGGGGTAGTTTCAAGAAGTTGACAAGCCTGAATGAATAACCTAGGATCAGGTTTAGTCAGTCCTTGATCTCCTCCCATCATTAATTGAATGTAGTTAGATAATTGATGTTCCTTGACAAAATTTTCCACATCAGAAGTAGGGGCAGCCGAGAGAATGCCTAATTTTAATCCAGCATCCGAGAGAATTTTTAACACATCTAAACTGCCCGCAAATAGAGGGGAAGTTGTCCGATTTTTTGGCAAATATTTGTCAGCTTCAGTAAAAGCATTTTGAGCAATAGCTAAAGATTCAAACCAACTGCGTCCTGTTTCAGCAATATAAGCTGCCGCCGCGATTAAGTTTTCTTGACGACTACCAACCGCCATTAAACCTGTTGGATCGAGTCTATTTTCTTGTAGACCAAAAGCCATTAATAAAGGTTCCCCAATGCCAGGAATTTGAGCATCAATAAGACGAGCGCGACGAATACTTAATTCCCGTAAAAAGCTTTGAGAATCTTCTAATGTACCATCTTTATCGAATAAGATAGCTTCAATATTATTAAATTTAACGTGACCACAGCGAATACTTAACAAATTTTTATTCTTTAATTAGGGTTTAAGACTTCTACTGGAAGCCCTAATTAATTGTAACTAAAATCCC is a genomic window containing:
- a CDS encoding HAD family hydrolase, translated to MLSIRCGHVKFNNIEAILFDKDGTLEDSQSFLRELSIRRARLIDAQIPGIGEPLLMAFGLQENRLDPTGLMAVGSRQENLIAAAAYIAETGRSWFESLAIAQNAFTEADKYLPKNRTTSPLFAGSLDVLKILSDAGLKLGILSAAPTSDVENFVKEHQLSNYIQLMMGGDQGLTKPDPRLFIQACQLLETTPNVTLMVGDSQGDIIMAQQAGVAGTIGICWGNSHAPHLEKADVIITQLEQIQLD
- a CDS encoding ArnT family glycosyltransferase encodes the protein MDNLTLETEEKNLSKLWKKNPKKIWIFSSFWLFLISYVAFLAKLGDIGLMDKTEPMFVEAARQMVVTGDWVTPYWNGETRFDKPPLTYWLVGLSFKVFGINEFAARLPSTLAAIAVVILGFYTLRSFGLSTPKKAESSSQPSQQTLWLSAIIGSAIIALNPFWVGWGRTGVSDMFLASGIGMSLLSFFLGYAYSEKEQNHQKSILSVGQVWYIAFWVFMALGVLAKGPVAIVLPGLIVITFLLYVGRFTEVVKETPWLLGISSFLLISVPWFILVTLAHGQEYIDTFFGLHNVQRFTSVVSRHPGAWYYYFPVVLVGLLPWSMYLPLAIARLRFWQRQRWINSPRSTHLGLFCLFWVVVIFVFFSSSVTKLAGYVLPLIPATAIIVTLFWAEQVDNKTEEKQGIWTLLFLVSGLANIGILIGLAAASFMSPQLIGDDAMMPQFVQLLQQSNLAIKGGLIWSFAALGAIILLVFRNYRRWIWAANLVGFMAFFAWVGLPVAGIVDNQRQLPLRELSSIVKQERQPGERLVFFGFMRPTLVYYTQDVVDSITESDIDNGPALQYFSKPGNIPTVLIISEQKYLKKLKLEPSDYEIIKKEGLYQLIRIDKRKIVEKAK